A section of the Agromyces aurantiacus genome encodes:
- a CDS encoding YhgE/Pip domain-containing protein — VEDGAFDWHRVSADAAAAGLDDATYDFAITLPADFSDALASIETDHPRQAEILLSTNDANSYLAGTIGAQAVERIRAAVAEQVGHEAAALLLDSISEVRGGIVDAADGASQLADGTASAVDGAAQLADGAGRLSTGSSQLADGTAQLADGTARLADGSSQLASGAAQVADGNEQLAASADRVGAAVDEAASAVPEARQAIADALAARGVDQATIDAALAELDPVGDRIAAGDDRVQEVVGQIDRLAEGSRQVADGSAELAAGAASAADGAAQVADGAAQLADGASALQGGAGALEEGLGRLESGAGELRDGLADGAAEIPDTTQSTRDAQATTIADPIALETDSVTHADSYGAGLAPFFAALAGWIGIYALFLIVKPVSRRAVTALHSPVRITLAGWLTPGLLGAVQMGALFLVLAVTLGFPMSHPLGTFGVMTLASATFAAIILALNVWLGSVGQFLGLVLMVLQLVTAGGTFPWQTLPAPLAALHHVLPMGYAVDAMRQVMYGGDLTRAGTDALVLGAWLAGAFALAAIGVTRMTHFRTLRDLQPSLIG, encoded by the coding sequence TCGTGGAGGACGGCGCATTCGACTGGCACCGCGTCTCGGCCGATGCGGCCGCCGCAGGCCTCGACGACGCGACCTACGACTTCGCGATCACGCTGCCCGCCGACTTCTCCGACGCGCTGGCCTCGATCGAGACCGACCACCCGCGGCAGGCCGAGATCCTGCTGTCGACGAACGACGCCAACAGCTACCTCGCCGGCACGATCGGCGCGCAGGCGGTCGAGCGGATCCGCGCGGCGGTCGCCGAGCAGGTCGGCCACGAGGCGGCCGCGCTGCTGCTCGACTCGATCAGCGAGGTCCGCGGCGGGATCGTCGACGCCGCCGACGGGGCGTCGCAGCTGGCCGACGGGACCGCGAGCGCCGTCGACGGCGCCGCCCAGCTGGCCGACGGCGCGGGCCGGCTGAGCACGGGTTCGTCGCAGCTCGCCGACGGGACCGCGCAGCTCGCCGACGGCACCGCCCGGCTCGCCGACGGCTCGTCGCAGCTCGCGAGCGGCGCGGCGCAGGTGGCCGACGGCAACGAGCAGCTCGCCGCCTCCGCCGACCGCGTGGGCGCGGCGGTCGACGAGGCCGCCTCGGCCGTGCCCGAGGCCCGGCAGGCGATCGCCGATGCACTCGCCGCACGCGGGGTCGACCAGGCGACCATCGACGCCGCGCTCGCCGAGCTCGACCCGGTGGGCGACCGCATCGCCGCGGGCGACGACCGCGTGCAGGAGGTCGTCGGGCAGATCGACCGGCTCGCCGAGGGCAGCCGCCAGGTGGCCGACGGCAGCGCCGAGCTCGCCGCGGGCGCCGCCTCGGCCGCCGACGGCGCCGCGCAGGTCGCGGACGGCGCGGCGCAGCTCGCCGACGGCGCCTCGGCGCTGCAGGGCGGAGCGGGCGCGCTCGAGGAGGGGTTGGGCCGGCTCGAGTCCGGCGCGGGCGAGCTGCGCGACGGCCTCGCCGACGGCGCCGCGGAGATCCCCGACACGACCCAGTCCACGCGCGACGCGCAGGCGACGACGATCGCCGACCCGATCGCACTCGAGACCGACTCGGTGACGCACGCCGACAGCTACGGGGCCGGCCTCGCGCCGTTCTTCGCCGCGCTCGCGGGCTGGATCGGCATCTACGCGCTGTTCCTCATCGTCAAGCCCGTCTCGCGGCGCGCGGTCACGGCGCTGCACTCCCCCGTGCGCATCACGCTCGCGGGCTGGCTCACGCCGGGCCTGCTCGGCGCGGTGCAGATGGGCGCCCTGTTCCTCGTGCTCGCGGTCACGCTCGGCTTCCCGATGAGCCATCCGCTCGGGACCTTCGGCGTGATGACGCTCGCGTCGGCGACGTTCGCGGCGATCATCCTCGCGCTGAACGTCTGGCTCGGCTCGGTCGGCCAGTTCCTCGGGCTCGTGCTCATGGTGCTGCAGCTCGTGACGGCGGGCGGCACGTTCCCGTGGCAGACGCTGCCGGCGCCGCTCGCGGCCCTGCACCACGTGCTGCCGATGGGGTACGCGGTCGACGCCATGCGGCAGGTCATGTACGGCGGCGACCTCACGCGTGCGGGCACCGACGCGCTCGTGCTCGGGGCCTGGCTCGCGGGCGCGTTCGCGCTCGCGGCGATCGGGGTCACGCGGATGACGCACTTCCGCACGCTGCGCGACCTCCAGCCGAGCCTGATCGGCTGA